From one Montipora capricornis isolate CH-2021 chromosome 10, ASM3666992v2, whole genome shotgun sequence genomic stretch:
- the LOC138021617 gene encoding collagen triple helix repeat-containing protein 1-like: MSSVLVLLLIISVCSASLNSVNTIPPDKQPLCYRGPPGSNGVNGLPGKPGIPGNPGAPGRDGRDGAKGDLGSPGNTGSQGPPGTKGEPGIQGPAGQKGSPGENCDCKTPPLSSHINWKECAWKKGFGKDSGEIYHCDFIKYHNDTALRVFFAGNLRIYNCNGCCSRWYFTFNGVECRVPGSIEGAFYMHPGQNPPRDLHRPCHIEGHCNNIHKGKVRLGFWVGSCNTGHHNADAYTGWETMSRIFIEEVAKAQK, encoded by the exons ATGTCATCAGTTCTCGTTTTGTTGTTGATCATTTCCGTGTGTTCCGCATCATTAAATAGTGTCAACACCATTCCTCCAGACAAG CAACCCTTGTGTTATCGTGGACCACCCGGCAGTAATGGCGTCAATGGATTGCCTGGTAAACCTGGCATACCGGGAAACCCTGGGGCACCCGGCCGTGATGGACGAGATGGAGCAAAGGGAGATCTTGGTAGCCCGGGAAATACTGGATCACAGGGACCACCTGGTACCAAGGGAGAACCTGGAATCCAGGGTCCTGCTGGCCAAAAAGGGTCGCCTGGGGAAAATTGCGATTGTAAAACACCTCCGTTGTCTTCACATATAAACTGGAAAGAATGCGCTTGGAAGAAAGGATTCGGAAAGGATTCGGGCGAGATTTAT CACTGTGACTTCATTAAATATCACAACGACACTGCACTTCGTGTGTTCTTTGCTGGCAACCTCAGGATCTACAACTGTAATGGCTGCTGCAGCCGCTGGTATTTCACTTTCAATGGCGTTGAATGCAGAGTCCCGGGATCTATTGAAGGTGCATTCTACATGCACCCTGGCCAAAACCCCCCGAGAGATCTGCATCGTCCCTGCCATATCGAGGGTCACTGCAACAACATTCACAAAGGAAAGGTGCGCCTGGGATTCTGGGTCGGAAGCTGCAACACAGGCCACCACAATGCTGACGCATACACAGGTTGGGAAACAATGTCTCGGATCTTCATTGAAGAGGTGGCCAAAGCCCAGAAGTAA
- the LOC138021131 gene encoding uncharacterized protein, with the protein MTKHTVDQAFLFSDGRRGVYDFQHHQVKTYISNRIISLSGDVETNPGPLDQSGNPEQPLHSVSLLETRLSQLGRIPLDVGGGGDCFFQAVSHQLHGTPNNHYQVRSLGIHHLLHNPEQFIESNTGHSWQEYLINMSCEGTWADAIIIQAVANCLSLRIHIAESLATFAPVTIVQSVTGECASIYIGHIGEAHYVSTAQKQVSQISNKNKIDMTLTGSKDITDQKEKHKAYMKEYMRKRRSDPNFRNKEKILTHK; encoded by the exons atgacaaagCACACCGTAGATCAGGCATTTTTATTCAGCGACGGCAGGAGAGGAGTTTACGACTTTCAG CACCATCAGGTGAAAACATACATTTCTAATAGAATTATTTCATTGAGTGGAGATGTAGAAACAAATCCAGGACCATTAGATCAGAGCGGTAATCCAGAACAACCCCTACATTCCGTCTCTTTATTAGAAACTAGATTATCTCAGTTAGGCAGGATTCCACTAGATGTTGGGGGTGGTGGAGATTGCTTTTTTCAAGCTGTATCACATCAGCTACATGGCACTCCAAACAATCATTATCAAGTACGTAGCCTTGGTATTCaccatttattgcataaccctGAACAGTTTATAGAAAGTAATACTGGCCACTCTTGGCAAGAATATTTGATCAATATGTCATGTGAGGGAACATGGGCTGATGCAATTATTATCCAAGCAGTAGCCAACTGTCTAAGTTTAAGAATTCATATTGCTGAATCACTAGCAACATTTGCTCCTGTTACAATTGTACAATCTGTGACAGGTGAATGTGCCAGCATCTACATTGGACATATTGGTGAAGCCCATTATGTGTCTACTGCACAGAAACAAGTTTCTCAAATAtcaaacaagaacaaaattgaTATGACATTAACTGGTAGCAAAGACATAACTGATCAAAAAGAGAAACACAAAGCGTACATGAAAGAGTACATGAGAAAGAGAAGAAGTGATCCAAATTTTAGAAATAAAGAGAAAATCCTTACCCACAAATAG
- the LOC138021616 gene encoding collagen triple helix repeat-containing protein 1-like isoform X2, with protein MYSRLILLLFSMCSATFATSSNSTPQSLCYRGPPGNNGVNGAPGTNGIPGHPGVPGRDGRDGAKGDLGSPGQKGSPGESCDCATPALSSHMNWKECTWKKEDDKDSGEIYHCEFIKNHTDTALRVFFAGNLRIYNCNYCCSRWYFTFNGAECGVPGPIEGAFYMQTGQNPTKNLHRHRHIEGHCNNIHKGKQSLCYRGPPGNNGVNGAPGTNGIPGHPGVPGRDGRDGAKGDLGSPGQKGSPGKSYDCATPALSSHMNWKECTWKKEDGKDSGEIYDLQL; from the exons ATGTACTCAAGGCttattttattacttttctcTATGTGTTCTGCTACTTTTGCAACAAGTAGCAACAGTACTCCG CAGTCATTGTGTTATCGTGGACCACCCGGAAATAATGGCGTGAATGGAGCACCAGGTACGAATGGCATCCCGGGACATCCTGGGGTACCTGGCCGTGATGGACGTGATGGAGCTAAGGGAGATCTGGGCAGCCCCGGCCAAAAAGGATCGCCGGGGGAAAGTTGCGATTGTGCAACACCAGCGCTGTCTTCACATATGAACTGGAAAGAGTGCACTTGGAAGAAAGAGGACGACAAGGATTCGGGAGAGATTTAT CACTGTGAATTTATTAAAAATCACACCGACACTGCACTTCGCGTGTTCTTTGCTGGCAACCTCAGGATCTACAACTGTAACTACTGTTGCAGCCGTTGGTATTTCACTTTCAATGGCGCTGAATGCGGAGTCCCGGGACCTATTGAAGGTGCATTTTACATGCAAACTGGCCAAAATCCCACGAAAAATCTGCATCGTCACCGCCATATTGAGGGTCACTGCAACAACATTCATAAAGGAAAG CAGTCATTGTGTTATCGTGGACCACCCGGAAATAATGGCGTGAATGGAGCACCAGGTACGAATGGCATCCCGGGACATCCTGGGGTACCTGGCCGTGATGGACGTGATGGAGCTAAAGGAGATCTGGGCAGCCCCGGCCAAAAAGGATCGCCGGGAAAAAGTTACGATTGTGCAACACCAGCGCTGTCTTCACATATGAACTGGAAAGAATGCACTTGGAAGAAAGAGGACGGCAAGGATTCGGGCGAGATTTAT GATCTCCAACTGTAA
- the LOC138021616 gene encoding collagen triple helix repeat-containing protein 1-like isoform X3 has product MYSRLILLLFSMCSATFATSSNSTPQSLCYRGPPGNNGVNGAPGTNGIPGHPGVPGRDGRDGAKGDLGSPGQKGSPGESCDCATPALSSHMNWKECTWKKEDDKDSGEIYHCEFIKNHTDTALRVFFAGNLRIYNCNYCCSRWYFTFNGAECGVPGPIEGAFYMQTGQNPTKNLHRHRHIEGHCNNIHKGKQSLCYRGPPGNNGVNGAPGTNGIPGHPGVPGRDGRDGAKGDLGSPGQKGSPGKSYDCATPALSSHMNWKECTWKKEDGKDSGEIYEIA; this is encoded by the exons ATGTACTCAAGGCttattttattacttttctcTATGTGTTCTGCTACTTTTGCAACAAGTAGCAACAGTACTCCG CAGTCATTGTGTTATCGTGGACCACCCGGAAATAATGGCGTGAATGGAGCACCAGGTACGAATGGCATCCCGGGACATCCTGGGGTACCTGGCCGTGATGGACGTGATGGAGCTAAGGGAGATCTGGGCAGCCCCGGCCAAAAAGGATCGCCGGGGGAAAGTTGCGATTGTGCAACACCAGCGCTGTCTTCACATATGAACTGGAAAGAGTGCACTTGGAAGAAAGAGGACGACAAGGATTCGGGAGAGATTTAT CACTGTGAATTTATTAAAAATCACACCGACACTGCACTTCGCGTGTTCTTTGCTGGCAACCTCAGGATCTACAACTGTAACTACTGTTGCAGCCGTTGGTATTTCACTTTCAATGGCGCTGAATGCGGAGTCCCGGGACCTATTGAAGGTGCATTTTACATGCAAACTGGCCAAAATCCCACGAAAAATCTGCATCGTCACCGCCATATTGAGGGTCACTGCAACAACATTCATAAAGGAAAG CAGTCATTGTGTTATCGTGGACCACCCGGAAATAATGGCGTGAATGGAGCACCAGGTACGAATGGCATCCCGGGACATCCTGGGGTACCTGGCCGTGATGGACGTGATGGAGCTAAAGGAGATCTGGGCAGCCCCGGCCAAAAAGGATCGCCGGGAAAAAGTTACGATTGTGCAACACCAGCGCTGTCTTCACATATGAACTGGAAAGAATGCACTTGGAAGAAAGAGGACGGCAAGGATTCGGGCGAGATTTAT GAAATTGCGTAG
- the LOC138021616 gene encoding collagen triple helix repeat-containing protein 1-like isoform X1 codes for MYSRLILLLFSMCSATFATSSNSTPQSLCYRGPPGNNGVNGAPGTNGIPGHPGVPGRDGRDGAKGDLGSPGQKGSPGESCDCATPALSSHMNWKECTWKKEDDKDSGEIYHCEFIKNHTDTALRVFFAGNLRIYNCNYCCSRWYFTFNGAECGVPGPIEGAFYMQTGQNPTKNLHRHRHIEGHCNNIHKGKQSLCYRGPPGNNGVNGAPGTNGIPGHPGVPGRDGRDGAKGDLGSPGQKGSPGKSYDCATPALSSHMNWKECTWKKEDGKDSGEIYVRDFRKCLIT; via the exons ATGTACTCAAGGCttattttattacttttctcTATGTGTTCTGCTACTTTTGCAACAAGTAGCAACAGTACTCCG CAGTCATTGTGTTATCGTGGACCACCCGGAAATAATGGCGTGAATGGAGCACCAGGTACGAATGGCATCCCGGGACATCCTGGGGTACCTGGCCGTGATGGACGTGATGGAGCTAAGGGAGATCTGGGCAGCCCCGGCCAAAAAGGATCGCCGGGGGAAAGTTGCGATTGTGCAACACCAGCGCTGTCTTCACATATGAACTGGAAAGAGTGCACTTGGAAGAAAGAGGACGACAAGGATTCGGGAGAGATTTAT CACTGTGAATTTATTAAAAATCACACCGACACTGCACTTCGCGTGTTCTTTGCTGGCAACCTCAGGATCTACAACTGTAACTACTGTTGCAGCCGTTGGTATTTCACTTTCAATGGCGCTGAATGCGGAGTCCCGGGACCTATTGAAGGTGCATTTTACATGCAAACTGGCCAAAATCCCACGAAAAATCTGCATCGTCACCGCCATATTGAGGGTCACTGCAACAACATTCATAAAGGAAAG CAGTCATTGTGTTATCGTGGACCACCCGGAAATAATGGCGTGAATGGAGCACCAGGTACGAATGGCATCCCGGGACATCCTGGGGTACCTGGCCGTGATGGACGTGATGGAGCTAAAGGAGATCTGGGCAGCCCCGGCCAAAAAGGATCGCCGGGAAAAAGTTACGATTGTGCAACACCAGCGCTGTCTTCACATATGAACTGGAAAGAATGCACTTGGAAGAAAGAGGACGGCAAGGATTCGGGCGAGATTTATGTAAGGGATTTCAGAAAATGTTTGATTACTTAA